From a region of the Microcoleus sp. bin38.metabat.b11b12b14.051 genome:
- a CDS encoding Uma2 family endonuclease has protein sequence MTYTPSKLLRFEEFITQYGDNTRYELIDGELRDMEPTGPHEAVAGSIAGRIYVEIFRANFNWLVPKNCLIKPLYAEATALRPDVIVLDKAEIGTEPLWQKEPVICKGSTVKLVAEVVSTNWQDDYARKVEEYAFLNIPEYWIVDFRGLGGFQFIGNPKQPTFTIYQLVNGVYQQQQYRLGDTISSYLFPNLQLKLDDIMPT, from the coding sequence ATGACCTACACCCCATCCAAACTACTTAGGTTTGAGGAATTTATTACCCAATATGGGGATAATACACGCTATGAACTCATTGACGGAGAACTCAGAGACATGGAACCGACTGGCCCTCACGAAGCAGTTGCAGGAAGTATTGCGGGTAGAATTTATGTCGAAATATTTCGTGCTAATTTCAATTGGTTAGTGCCAAAAAATTGTTTAATAAAACCCCTATATGCTGAAGCAACAGCACTGCGTCCTGACGTAATTGTTTTAGATAAAGCAGAAATTGGTACTGAACCGCTTTGGCAAAAAGAACCAGTAATTTGTAAAGGTAGTACCGTTAAGCTTGTTGCTGAAGTAGTCAGCACTAATTGGCAAGATGATTATGCAAGGAAAGTGGAAGAATACGCTTTTTTGAATATCCCAGAATATTGGATTGTAGACTTTCGGGGGTTGGGTGGTTTCCAATTTATCGGCAATCCCAAACAACCTACTTTCACCATCTACCAGTTAGTAAATGGGGTGTACCAGCAGCAACAATATCGCTTGGGAGATACTATTTCTTCTTACCTATTTCCAAATTTACAATTAAAACTAGACGATATTATGCCCACTTGA
- a CDS encoding SDR family oxidoreductase, with amino-acid sequence MAPTVLITGASQGSGKATALLFASKGYDVVMVAREPERLGAAAAQVQREGTSAIAIAGDVGDVEQVRAIVQKALDTCGNIDVLVNNAGICLAGAIEQTTSEDFHQLMNTNFWGCVNTIQEILPHFLERKTGTIVNVGSIGGKMPLPQMTAYCASKYAVTGLTETLRLELAPRGIHVCAVHPGLINSDFLERAQFRDRDDAAVELRRQQMTEMLQSPGASQPEDVAKAVWDAVKNQRAEVTVGPAFLASEAYRLFPGLMQWAMEKGKL; translated from the coding sequence ATGGCTCCTACAGTTTTGATTACAGGCGCTTCTCAAGGAAGCGGCAAAGCAACGGCACTGTTATTTGCCAGTAAAGGTTACGACGTGGTGATGGTGGCTCGCGAGCCGGAGAGATTGGGAGCAGCAGCAGCTCAGGTGCAGCGTGAAGGCACTTCTGCTATCGCGATTGCGGGGGATGTGGGCGACGTTGAACAAGTGCGGGCGATCGTCCAAAAAGCCCTGGATACCTGCGGGAACATCGATGTTTTGGTGAATAATGCAGGGATTTGTCTCGCGGGGGCGATCGAGCAAACCACCTCCGAAGACTTCCACCAATTAATGAATACCAATTTTTGGGGCTGCGTTAACACAATTCAAGAAATTTTGCCACATTTTCTCGAACGCAAAACGGGTACGATCGTCAATGTTGGCTCCATTGGTGGCAAAATGCCCTTACCTCAAATGACTGCCTATTGCGCCAGCAAATATGCAGTAACAGGTTTAACAGAAACTTTGCGATTGGAATTGGCGCCCCGAGGCATTCACGTTTGCGCCGTACATCCGGGTTTGATTAACAGCGATTTTCTCGAAAGAGCTCAATTTCGCGATCGAGACGATGCCGCAGTCGAATTGCGCCGCCAACAAATGACCGAAATGCTGCAATCTCCTGGAGCAAGCCAGCCGGAAGATGTTGCTAAAGCAGTCTGGGATGCTGTGAAGAATCAGCGTGCAGAAGTTACCGTCGGGCCTGCCTTTTTGGCGTCGGAAGCCTATCGCTTATTCCCCGGTTTGATGCAGTGGGCAATGGAAAAAGGCAAGTTATAA
- a CDS encoding ABC-2 family transporter protein — protein sequence MKKIIIIAKTLLVTYYAYMLEYRAELFLWALSGALPFILMGVWMQASQTGQFGLNSLDFARYFLAAFIVRQTNVVWVIWDFEKQVVQGNLSNRLLQPLDPVWHHFASHVSERFARLPFVFGLILLFFALYPQAFWLPSFGRFLLFCLVIVLAFCLRFLIQYTFALFAFWIERATAIEQFWFLIYLFLSGLIAPLQVFPPQVRAVVLWTPFPYLIHFPASILIGLPVDVGRGLLVMLGWVALFFVWNRWLWRQGLKQYSGMGA from the coding sequence ATGAAAAAAATCATCATAATTGCTAAAACTTTGCTCGTCACCTACTACGCTTATATGCTCGAGTATCGGGCGGAGTTATTTTTGTGGGCGCTGTCGGGAGCTTTACCATTTATCTTGATGGGCGTGTGGATGCAGGCATCACAAACTGGTCAATTCGGGCTGAATTCGCTCGATTTTGCCCGTTACTTTTTAGCAGCTTTCATTGTACGGCAAACTAATGTAGTTTGGGTGATTTGGGACTTTGAAAAACAAGTAGTGCAAGGCAATTTATCCAATAGATTGTTGCAGCCTTTAGATCCAGTATGGCACCACTTCGCGTCTCACGTTTCCGAAAGGTTTGCGAGGCTCCCGTTTGTATTCGGATTGATCCTGCTGTTTTTTGCACTTTATCCCCAAGCTTTTTGGCTGCCGAGTTTCGGTAGATTTTTGCTATTTTGTTTGGTTATCGTCTTGGCTTTTTGCTTGCGGTTCCTGATCCAGTATACCTTTGCGCTGTTTGCTTTTTGGATAGAGCGCGCAACGGCGATCGAACAATTCTGGTTTTTGATTTATCTGTTTTTATCGGGACTTATCGCACCGCTACAAGTGTTTCCACCACAGGTGCGCGCAGTGGTTTTATGGACTCCGTTTCCTTATTTAATTCATTTTCCCGCTTCAATTTTGATAGGATTACCTGTTGATGTTGGCCGCGGTTTGTTGGTGATGCTGGGTTGGGTGGCACTGTTTTTTGTGTGGAATCGCTGGCTGTGGCGGCAGGGTTTGAAGCAGTATTCGGGCATGGGAGCTTAA
- the nirB gene encoding nitrite reductase large subunit NirB: MTAKKNLIVIGNGMVGHKFLELMVSSDAAKNWNLITFCEEQRVAYDRVNLSGFFSGKTAGDLSLVAPGFYHKNDIKIHIGDKAVTINREQKTVSSANGLEVPYDKIVLATGSYPFVPPIKGKDAAGTFVYRTIDDLEAMSDYAKNCQVGVVIGGGLLGLECANALQNMGLKTHVVEFASRLMPVQVDEVGGAILRNKIEELGVSVHTSKSTTEIVSENGKVTTMLFADGSELATDMIVFSAGIRPRDEIARGCGIEVGERGGITINDRCQTSDPDIYAIGECALYQNRIYGLVAPGYTMAGVAADILSSAAEESASTFTGADMSTKLKLLGVDVASFGDAFAKSVGAKEIVVADTFQGTYKKLVLNQDGSRILGGILVGDASAYGTLLQFMQNEIALPPHPEDLLMPPREGGAAAGFGVESLPDSAQICSCNNVSKGQICEAIRDRNLTDVASVKKCTQAGTGCGGCVPLVTDIFKSEMKKAGFAVKNHLCEHFEYSRQELYHLVRTQELKSFDETIAKHGKGRGCEICKPAVASMLASTWNDHILEKSHVGLQDTNDYYLANIQRDGTYSVVPRIPGGEITPEKLIVLGEVGRDFGLYTKITGGQRIDLFGARVDQLPHIWRRLIDAGFESGHAYGKALRTVKSCVGSTWCRFGVQDSTSLAIEVELRYRGLRSPHKLKSAVSGCTRECAEAQSKDFGIIATENGWNLYVCGNGGIKPQHAVLLASDIDKETLIKYIDRFLVLYIRTADRLERTATWLNKLEGGIEYLKQVIIEDSLGICAELEEQMEHLVNTYQCEWKTTVEDPQKVQRFQHFVNSDLPDPNIVRVEERGQTRPAYDSEKALAGVSDK; this comes from the coding sequence ATGACAGCCAAAAAAAACCTGATTGTAATCGGCAATGGTATGGTAGGTCACAAATTCCTAGAGTTAATGGTGAGCTCGGATGCTGCCAAAAACTGGAATTTAATTACTTTCTGTGAAGAGCAGCGCGTTGCTTACGATCGCGTAAACCTCAGCGGATTTTTCTCTGGCAAAACAGCGGGAGATTTATCCCTAGTTGCACCTGGATTTTATCACAAAAATGACATAAAGATTCACATCGGTGACAAAGCAGTCACCATCAATCGGGAACAAAAAACAGTCTCTTCAGCCAACGGTTTAGAGGTTCCCTACGACAAAATTGTGCTCGCTACGGGTTCCTATCCATTCGTACCGCCGATCAAAGGCAAAGACGCTGCTGGTACTTTTGTTTACCGGACAATTGACGACTTGGAGGCGATGTCGGATTATGCTAAAAATTGCCAAGTTGGTGTGGTAATTGGTGGCGGCTTGTTGGGTTTAGAATGCGCTAATGCTCTCCAAAATATGGGCTTGAAAACTCATGTGGTTGAGTTTGCGTCGCGGCTGATGCCCGTGCAAGTTGACGAGGTTGGTGGTGCGATTCTCCGTAATAAAATTGAGGAGTTAGGGGTTTCGGTTCACACCAGCAAATCTACCACCGAAATTGTTAGCGAAAATGGCAAAGTTACTACAATGCTGTTTGCTGACGGTTCGGAATTGGCAACAGATATGATTGTGTTTTCTGCTGGTATTCGCCCGCGCGATGAAATTGCCAGAGGTTGCGGGATAGAAGTGGGAGAACGTGGTGGGATTACGATTAACGATCGCTGCCAAACTTCCGATCCTGATATTTATGCGATCGGCGAATGCGCGCTTTATCAAAATCGCATCTACGGCTTAGTTGCCCCGGGCTATACAATGGCTGGCGTTGCAGCAGATATTTTGAGCAGCGCAGCAGAGGAGAGCGCTAGCACTTTCACCGGTGCAGATATGTCCACGAAACTCAAACTTTTGGGAGTGGATGTGGCGAGTTTTGGTGATGCTTTTGCCAAGTCTGTTGGTGCTAAAGAGATTGTTGTTGCTGACACATTCCAAGGTACTTACAAAAAATTAGTTTTAAATCAAGATGGCAGCCGGATTTTAGGCGGTATTCTCGTCGGAGATGCTTCTGCTTACGGAACTTTGCTGCAATTCATGCAAAATGAAATTGCTTTGCCGCCGCATCCTGAAGATTTGTTGATGCCACCGCGGGAAGGCGGAGCGGCTGCGGGTTTTGGTGTGGAGAGTTTGCCAGATTCGGCTCAAATTTGTTCTTGCAATAATGTCAGTAAAGGGCAGATTTGTGAGGCGATTCGCGATCGCAATTTAACAGATGTCGCCAGCGTCAAGAAATGCACTCAAGCTGGTACGGGCTGCGGCGGCTGCGTGCCTTTGGTGACAGACATCTTTAAGTCGGAGATGAAGAAAGCCGGGTTTGCGGTCAAAAATCACCTCTGCGAACATTTTGAATATTCCCGTCAAGAATTGTACCACTTGGTTCGCACTCAAGAGCTGAAAAGCTTTGATGAGACGATCGCCAAACACGGCAAAGGGCGCGGCTGCGAAATTTGCAAGCCTGCTGTTGCTTCGATGCTGGCTTCTACTTGGAATGACCATATTCTAGAGAAGTCTCACGTCGGTTTGCAAGACACCAACGATTACTATTTGGCAAACATTCAACGCGACGGTACTTATTCAGTTGTGCCACGAATTCCGGGTGGAGAAATTACGCCGGAGAAGTTGATTGTTTTGGGAGAAGTTGGCAGGGATTTTGGGCTTTATACTAAGATTACTGGCGGACAGCGGATCGATTTGTTTGGGGCTCGGGTGGATCAGTTGCCGCATATTTGGCGCCGCTTGATCGATGCGGGATTTGAGTCTGGCCACGCTTACGGTAAGGCTTTGCGGACTGTAAAATCTTGTGTTGGTAGCACTTGGTGTCGCTTTGGGGTGCAGGATTCGACAAGTTTGGCGATCGAAGTTGAATTGCGTTATCGTGGTTTGCGATCGCCCCACAAGCTCAAATCTGCTGTCTCTGGCTGTACTCGCGAATGTGCGGAAGCTCAAAGCAAGGATTTTGGGATTATTGCTACTGAGAATGGTTGGAATTTGTACGTGTGCGGCAACGGCGGTATCAAACCGCAGCACGCGGTTTTGCTAGCATCTGATATCGATAAAGAAACTTTGATCAAGTATATCGATCGCTTTTTGGTGTTATACATTCGCACGGCGGATCGTTTAGAACGTACCGCTACCTGGTTGAACAAACTTGAGGGCGGTATTGAATACTTGAAGCAAGTAATAATTGAAGATTCTCTCGGCATTTGTGCTGAATTGGAAGAGCAGATGGAGCATTTGGTAAATACCTATCAGTGCGAGTGGAAAACAACGGTGGAAGACCCGCAAAAAGTACAGCGCTTCCAGCATTTTGTGAATTCCGATTTACCCGATCCGAATATTGTTCGCGTCGAGGAACGGGGACAAACTCGCCCTGCTTACGATAGTGAAAAAGCCCTAGCTGGAGTTTCGGACAAATAA
- a CDS encoding calcium-binding protein, producing the protein MVLTPDNSGISRLVGDNTAENITLAPGQLARFPGGVWMLGGNDTVRGASDAERIFGNDGKDSLLGGAGDDSIYGGKDDDDVLGEAGNDFLTGDRNSDFIDGGAGNDLLRGGQGVDLLVGGEGSDTLIGDRDVDIYKGGAGNDVFVFRVDQAGIKSAGFELPDAVIVDFDKSSDSIGISTAFTSSNITFEQVSYSLNDPRLLLLDPGTIAGGTSLLAKGGISQRSLDPDGNGRVEATNIRFGLTNALLGTVLNVTPADLTGRLINASSVL; encoded by the coding sequence ATGGTACTCACCCCCGATAATTCAGGCATCTCTCGTTTGGTAGGAGACAATACTGCTGAAAATATTACACTCGCACCTGGACAACTTGCTCGTTTTCCTGGGGGAGTTTGGATGCTGGGCGGTAATGATACCGTCAGGGGCGCATCAGATGCAGAAAGGATTTTTGGTAACGATGGTAAAGACAGTCTATTAGGCGGTGCCGGCGATGATTCTATTTACGGCGGCAAAGATGACGACGATGTTTTGGGAGAAGCTGGGAACGATTTCTTGACAGGAGATAGAAATAGCGATTTCATCGATGGCGGTGCGGGCAATGATTTGCTGCGCGGCGGACAAGGTGTTGATTTATTGGTTGGGGGTGAAGGTAGCGATACTTTAATTGGCGATAGAGATGTGGATATTTACAAAGGAGGTGCGGGGAACGATGTGTTTGTTTTTAGAGTCGATCAAGCGGGCATCAAATCTGCGGGATTTGAACTTCCTGATGCGGTAATTGTGGACTTTGACAAGTCTAGCGATTCGATCGGCATTAGTACGGCTTTTACCAGCAGTAATATCACTTTTGAACAGGTAAGTTATAGCTTGAACGATCCGAGACTGCTGCTGCTAGATCCAGGAACTATAGCGGGGGGAACGAGTTTGTTAGCTAAGGGTGGAATCTCGCAACGAAGTCTCGATCCCGATGGCAACGGCCGCGTGGAAGCGACTAATATTAGATTTGGTTTGACGAATGCTTTGTTAGGAACTGTGTTGAATGTGACTCCGGCAGATTTAACCGGCCGTTTGATTAATGCTAGTTCTGTGCTTTAA
- the nirD gene encoding nitrite reductase small subunit NirD: MVQSLQVSDTVTTWVDVCSLDAIAPNTGVCALVAGEQVAVFRVGNEDEVYALSNYDPFSKAFVLSRGLVGDRNGTLKVASPIYKQNFSLATGQCLDDETVKIPTFTVRVAGSRVQVAVS, from the coding sequence ATGGTTCAATCATTACAGGTTTCCGATACAGTGACAACTTGGGTAGATGTGTGCTCGCTGGATGCGATCGCCCCGAATACGGGCGTGTGCGCTTTAGTAGCTGGGGAACAGGTGGCAGTTTTCCGAGTCGGAAACGAGGATGAAGTGTATGCTTTGAGCAATTACGACCCGTTTAGCAAGGCTTTTGTGTTGTCGCGGGGACTTGTGGGCGATCGCAACGGCACTCTGAAAGTTGCTTCTCCCATTTACAAGCAGAATTTTAGCTTGGCCACGGGCCAGTGTTTGGACGATGAAACCGTAAAAATTCCGACTTTTACGGTTCGGGTTGCAGGATCTCGCGTCCAAGTAGCTGTTAGCTAG
- a CDS encoding DMT family transporter — MNVPKKPPNWSIALVLIIGVLAVSTASILIRLANLKAGAGGFGFSLVLAASRLSLSALILLPAWPKIQWKALQPGARRYAAAAGLCLALHFALWITSLSYTSIAASTALVTTNPVWVALLSRFWFGEKISKLSIAGITIALAGGMTIALGSAGAANAGNSQLLGDFLALAGSWAVSLYLLLGREAQRRGLGIGGYIAIAYTIAAIVLLPLPLIFGTSYTGYPNIVYLYILLTAALPQLVGHTILNWAVVQISPTLVTLAILFEPVAASCLGYFLFGEMPAPAVLGGAGVLLFGVATATFGAQKS; from the coding sequence ATGAATGTTCCGAAAAAACCGCCGAATTGGTCGATCGCCCTCGTCTTAATTATCGGCGTGTTAGCCGTCTCAACCGCCTCAATCTTAATCCGGCTGGCCAACCTGAAAGCAGGTGCGGGCGGCTTCGGTTTCAGTCTGGTGCTCGCCGCCTCTCGCTTGAGTTTATCTGCTTTAATTCTGCTTCCGGCTTGGCCGAAAATTCAGTGGAAAGCCCTACAACCCGGAGCTCGGCGCTATGCTGCTGCTGCGGGTTTGTGTCTCGCCCTCCACTTTGCTCTCTGGATTACTTCGCTGTCTTATACTTCGATCGCAGCTTCCACAGCCCTCGTCACCACAAATCCGGTTTGGGTAGCCCTCTTATCCCGCTTCTGGTTTGGTGAAAAAATCAGCAAACTGTCGATCGCTGGCATTACTATAGCTCTTGCTGGCGGAATGACGATCGCCCTCGGGAGTGCGGGCGCAGCGAATGCCGGAAATAGTCAACTGCTGGGCGATTTTCTGGCTCTGGCTGGTTCCTGGGCTGTCAGCTTATATCTGTTACTGGGCCGGGAAGCTCAACGGCGGGGATTGGGAATTGGCGGTTATATCGCGATCGCCTATACTATTGCTGCGATCGTCCTCCTACCTCTCCCCCTCATCTTCGGCACCAGTTATACAGGTTATCCCAACATTGTATATCTGTATATTTTGTTAACCGCCGCCTTGCCTCAATTAGTCGGACACACCATTTTAAACTGGGCTGTAGTGCAGATTTCCCCAACTCTGGTAACTCTTGCCATTTTATTTGAACCCGTGGCGGCGAGTTGTTTAGGTTATTTTTTGTTTGGGGAAATGCCCGCTCCAGCCGTACTTGGAGGTGCCGGAGTCCTCCTGTTTGGCGTAGCCACGGCGACTTTCGGAGCGCAAAAATCTTAG
- a CDS encoding ATP-binding cassette domain-containing protein — MPIILVEDLSKVYPVAIKEPGLKGTLQHFFKRNYRNIKAVEGVSFKIEPGEVVGFLGANGAGKTTTLKMLTGLIYPSSGTVTVCDRIPFRRQADFLQRITLVMGQKQQLIWDLPVLDSLRINAAVYGISDKDYRQRVGELTEMLSLEGKLNQAVRKLSLGERMKAELMAALLHQPEVLFLDEPTLGLDINAQFSVRQFLREYNERFQATVLLTSHYMADITALCKRVLLIHEGQLVYDGSLDGLLDRFAPYREVQVKLAEPIAKNSAFAYGEVESIEGNSVRFLVKREELTASVSKILADLEVIDLTVTDPPIEEVIGRVFRTGKV; from the coding sequence ATGCCAATTATCTTAGTTGAAGACTTGAGCAAAGTTTATCCGGTAGCCATTAAGGAACCGGGACTCAAAGGAACATTGCAGCACTTTTTTAAGCGCAATTACCGCAATATCAAAGCAGTTGAGGGCGTTTCTTTCAAGATTGAACCCGGGGAAGTGGTGGGATTTCTCGGGGCTAACGGTGCGGGCAAAACTACGACGCTGAAAATGCTGACTGGTTTGATTTATCCGTCTAGTGGTACAGTGACAGTGTGCGATCGTATTCCTTTCCGCCGCCAAGCAGATTTTCTGCAAAGAATCACCTTAGTCATGGGGCAGAAACAGCAGCTAATTTGGGATTTACCCGTACTCGACTCCCTGCGAATCAATGCCGCTGTCTACGGAATTTCCGATAAAGATTACCGCCAACGAGTCGGAGAATTGACAGAAATGCTGTCACTAGAAGGCAAGTTAAACCAGGCGGTGCGTAAGTTGTCTTTGGGCGAACGCATGAAAGCTGAATTGATGGCCGCGCTGCTGCATCAACCGGAGGTACTATTTTTAGATGAACCGACTTTAGGTTTGGATATCAACGCCCAGTTTAGCGTCAGACAATTTCTGCGGGAATATAACGAGCGATTTCAAGCAACGGTGCTTTTGACAAGTCACTACATGGCTGACATTACTGCTTTGTGCAAGCGAGTTTTGTTAATCCATGAAGGGCAATTAGTTTATGATGGCAGTCTGGACGGATTGCTCGACAGATTTGCACCTTATCGAGAAGTTCAGGTAAAATTAGCGGAACCGATCGCAAAAAATAGCGCTTTTGCTTACGGCGAGGTAGAATCGATTGAAGGTAATTCAGTGCGATTTTTGGTAAAAAGAGAGGAGTTGACAGCGAGTGTATCAAAGATTTTAGCTGATTTGGAAGTGATAGATTTGACCGTTACTGACCCGCCAATTGAAGAGGTTATCGGCCGAGTATTTCGCACAGGAAAAGTGTAA
- a CDS encoding NAD(P)-dependent alcohol dehydrogenase, giving the protein MTSKPGNTIMQIKALAVKKPGGLLEEYKFDVESPKVHECLIKVLSCGICHSDLHMIDNDWGQSKYPLVPGHEVVGEVAEIGPQVTHLKVGDRVGVGWQRSSCLQCRDCLRGNENLCDNIQALIVTGPGGFADYLMVDSRFAFPIPKGIDSKAAGPLLCGGITVYEGLRNAGMSSGQEIGILGIGGLGHMAVQFAKKLGNRVTVFTTSQDKAELAHKMGADEAIVVGNGESPQAPSSKLDILLSTVPAALDWVPYIDCLDSDGALAFVGVPNAPLSIPLSSLLAKRRRIMASPIGGRAMINEMLSIADKFGIEPIVEVFAIAQANEAMQKVRDNQVRYRAVLTVS; this is encoded by the coding sequence ATGACAAGCAAACCAGGAAATACCATCATGCAAATTAAAGCACTAGCAGTCAAAAAACCAGGCGGATTGCTTGAGGAATACAAATTTGATGTCGAATCGCCAAAAGTACACGAATGTCTGATCAAAGTCTTGAGTTGTGGCATCTGTCACTCTGATTTGCACATGATTGACAACGATTGGGGTCAATCGAAATATCCCCTGGTTCCCGGCCACGAAGTTGTCGGAGAAGTGGCGGAAATAGGGCCGCAAGTGACTCATTTAAAAGTGGGCGATCGTGTCGGTGTCGGCTGGCAAAGGTCATCTTGTTTGCAGTGCCGCGACTGCTTGCGCGGTAACGAAAATCTCTGCGATAACATTCAAGCATTAATTGTTACAGGCCCGGGCGGTTTTGCCGACTATTTGATGGTAGATTCCCGCTTTGCTTTTCCTATTCCCAAAGGCATCGATTCTAAAGCAGCCGGGCCGCTGTTGTGCGGTGGAATTACTGTTTATGAGGGTTTGCGGAATGCGGGCATGAGTTCCGGGCAAGAAATTGGCATTCTTGGTATCGGCGGTTTGGGACACATGGCGGTGCAATTTGCCAAAAAGTTAGGCAACCGCGTTACAGTTTTTACTACTTCCCAAGATAAGGCAGAACTTGCACATAAAATGGGAGCAGACGAAGCTATTGTAGTAGGAAATGGCGAAAGCCCTCAAGCGCCCAGCAGCAAATTAGATATTTTGTTGAGCACTGTTCCTGCTGCTTTAGATTGGGTTCCCTACATTGATTGTCTCGATTCTGACGGTGCGCTTGCTTTTGTCGGAGTTCCCAACGCACCTTTGAGCATTCCGTTATCTTCACTGCTAGCAAAGCGCCGCCGAATTATGGCTTCTCCGATCGGCGGTCGCGCTATGATTAATGAAATGCTGTCGATCGCAGATAAGTTTGGGATTGAGCCGATTGTCGAAGTTTTTGCGATCGCACAAGCCAATGAAGCAATGCAGAAAGTCCGCGACAATCAAGTCCGCTATCGTGCAGTTTTGACGGTGAGTTAG